A portion of the Punica granatum isolate Tunisia-2019 chromosome 7, ASM765513v2, whole genome shotgun sequence genome contains these proteins:
- the LOC116214695 gene encoding T-complex protein 1 subunit beta, producing the protein MAVERIFKDEASEEKGERARMASFIGAMAIADLVKTTLGPKGMDKILQSTGRGREVTVTNDGATILKSLHIDNPAAKVLVDISKVQDDEVGDGTTSVVVLAGELLREAEKLVAAKIHPMTIISGYRMAAECARNALLQKVVDNKEDAEKFRSDLMKIAMTTLSSKILSQDKDHFAKLAVDAVMRLKGSTNLEAIQIIKKPGGSLKDSFLDEGFILDKKIGIGQPKRIENANILVANTAMDTDKVKIYGARVRVDSMAKVAEIEGAEKEKMREKVQKIINHGINCFVNRQLIYNFPEELFADAGILAIEHADFDGIERLALVTGGEIASTFDNPESVKLGHCKLIEEIMIGEDKLIHFSGVELGQACTIVLRGASHHVLDEAERSIHDALCVLSQTVNDSRVLLGGGWPEMIMAKEVDELARKTPGKKSHAIEAFSKALSAIPTIIADNAGLDSAELVAQLRAEHHKEGCTAGIDVLTGAVGDMAELGISESFKVKQAVLLSATEAAEMILRVDEIITCAPRRREDRM; encoded by the exons ATGGCG GTCGAGAGAATCTTTAAGGATGAAGCCAGTGAAGAGAAAGGCGAGCGCGCCAGAATG GCGTCCTTCATTGGAGCCATGGCGATTGCCGACTTGGTTAAGACCACTTTGGGGCCTAAGGGAATG GATAAAATTCTGCAATCAACTGGCCGAGGGCGTGAAGTTACTGTCACCAACGATGGAGCAACTATTCTGAAGTCGCTTCACATAGACAACCCTGCAGCTAAAGTCCTTGTCG ATATCTCTAAAGTTCAAGACGACGAAGTTGGCGATGGTACCACCTCTGTGGTTGTTTTGGCTGGTGAACTCCTGAGAGAGGCAGAGAAGCTGGTTGCTGCCAAGATCCATCCCATGACCATCATATCTG GCTACCGGATGGCTGCAGAATGTGCTCGCAATGCTTTATTGCAGAAGGTTGTGGATAACAAAGAGGATGCAG AGAAATTTAGGTCGGACCTGATGAAAATTGCAATGACTACACTGAGCTCCAAGATATTGTCTCAAGACAAGGATCATTTTGCTAAACTAGCTGTGGATGCTGTCATGCGATTAAAG GGTAGTACAAATTTAGAAGCCATCCAGATAATTAAGAAGCCAGGTGGATCTCTGAAGGATTCCTTCTTGGATGAAGG GTTTATTCTTGACAAGAAAATCGGAATTGGACAGCCGAAACGTATAGAGAATGCAAATATTCTTGTAGCAAATACTGCTATGGACACAGACAAAGTAAAGATATATGGGGCTCGTGTTCGTGTTGATTCTATGGCTAAGGTTGCTGAGATTGAGGGGGCTGAGAAAGAGAAGATGAGGGAAAAGGTGCAAAAGATCATAAACCATGGGATTAACTGCTTTGTCAACAGGCAGCTGATCTACAATTTCCCAGAAGAACTATTTGCAGATGCAGGAATACTGGCAATTGAGCATGCTGACTTTGATGGTATCGAGCGCCTAGCCCTGGTTACTGGTGGTGAGATTGCATCAACCTTTGACAATCCAGAGTCAGTCAAACTCGGTCACTGCAAGCTCATTGAGGAAATTATGATTGGTGAAGACAAATTGATTCACTTTTCTGGGGTTGAATTGGGTCAAGCATGCACTATAGTTTTGAGAGGTGCAAG CCACCATGTCCTTGATGAGGCGGAGAGGTCCATCCACGATGCCCTTTGTGTGCTGTCTCAAACGGTGAATGATAGTCGGGTTTTGCTTGGTGGTGGGTGGCCCGAAATGATAATGGCCAAGGAGGTGGATGAACTTGCTCGTAAGACTCCTGGGAAGAAATCCCATGCAATTGAAGCCTTCTCGAAGGCACTTTCAGCCATTCCTACCATTATTGCAGACAATGCGGGCTTGGACAGTGCTGAGCTTGTGGCTCAGCTCCGCGCTGAGCACCACAAGGAAGGATGCACTGCTGGGATAGACGTCCTCACAGGAGCT GTCGGGGACATGGCTGAATTGGGCATCTCCGAGTCCTTCAAGGTGAAGCAGGCGGTGCTGCTCTCTGCCACTGAAGCTGCTGAGATGATCCTGAGGGTCGATGAGATAATCACTTGTGCCCCTCGTAGGAGAGAGGACAGAATGTGA
- the LOC116214272 gene encoding formate dehydrogenase, mitochondrial, translating to MDMAMRRAASSAVRALTASSGVNSFNRHLSSAPESKKIVGVFYKANEYASKNPNFVGCVENALGIRDWLESQGHKYIVTDDKEGANCELEKHIPDLHVLITTPFHPAYVTAERIKRAKNLQLLLTAGIGSDHIDLKAAAEAGLTVAEVTGSNVVSVAEDELMRILILVRNFLPGYHQVINGDWNVAGIAYRAYDLEGKTVGTVGAGRIGRLLLQRLKPFNCNLLYHDRLKISPELEKETGAKFEEDLDKMLAKCDIIVVNTPLTEKTWGMFNKERISKLKKGVLIVNNARGAIMDTQAVADACASGHIAGYSGDVWYPQPAPKDHPWRYMPNQAMTPHISGTTIDAQLRYAAGVKDMLDRYFKGDDFPEQHYIVRKGELASQYR from the exons ATGGATATGGCGATGAGGAGAGCTGCTTCCTCTGCTGTCAGGGCTCTGACTGCTTCATCAGGGGTCAACTCCTTCAATCGTCACCTCAGT TCTGCTCCTGAGAGCAAGAAGATTGTGGGCGTGTTCTACAAGGCCAATGAGTACGCCTCAAAGAATCCCAATTTCGTGGGCTGCGTCGAGAATGCTCTTGGCATTCGTGATTGGCTCGAGTCACAGGGCCATAAGTACATCGTCACCGACGACAAAGAGGGAGCCAATTGCG AGCTCGAGAAGCACATTCCGGACCTCCATGTCCTCATCACCACTCCCTTCCACCCTGCCTACGTAACTGCAGAGAGGATAAAGAGGGCGAAAAATCTACAGCTCCTCCTCACTGCTGGGATCGGGTCCGACCACATCGACTTAAAAGCCGCTGCAGAAGCTGGACTCACAGTGGCAGAAGTCACTGGAAGCAACGTGGTCTCAGTGGCCGAGGATGAGCTCATGAGGATCCTAATCCTTGTCCGCAACTTCCTTCCAGGATACCACCAGGTCATCAATGGAGATTGGAACGTGGCTGGAATCGCCTATCGGGCCTATGATCTTGAAGGGAAGACTGTTGGAACTGTTGGTGCGGGAAGGATCGGTAGACTTCTGCTCCAGAGGTTGAAGCCCTTCAATTGTAACCTCCTTTATCACGATCGGCTCAAGATCAGCCCAGAGTTAGAGAAAGAGACTGGTGCTAAGTTCGAGGAGGATCTCGACAAGATGCTTGCTAAGTGTGACATAATTGTCGTCAACACCCCTCTTACTGAGAAAACATG GGGGATGTTCAACAAGGAGAGAATCTCTAAGCTGAAGAAGGGAGTCTTAATCGTGAATAACGCGAGAGGAGCAATCATGGACACGCAAGCAGTTGCTGATGCTTGTGCCAGCGGACACATTGCAG GTTATAGCGGTGATGTTTGGTACCCGCAACCTGCTCCAAAGGACCATCCATGGAGATACATGCCGAACCAAGCCATGACCCCTCATATCTCTGGTACCACCATCGATGCTCAG CTTCGATATGCGGCGGGAGTGAAGGACATGCTCGATAGGTACTTCAAAGGTGATGACTTCCCCGAGCAACATTACATCGTCAGGAAGGGCGAGCTTGCCAGTCAATACCGATAA